A stretch of DNA from Thermodesulfobacteriota bacterium:
CGGCCCCACGGTGAGCCTTGCCAGCTGTGCGGCTCTCCGTACCTGGTGGAAAAGGCCACGGTGGACGGCCGGGTGGTGCTGCGCTGCCCCCGGGCCGGCTGCCGCTACCAGCAGCCCCTGCCCGGGGAAGACGGTCTCGATCTGGTGACCGGAGCGGGGCTGGCGCCGGGGTCGGCCGATGCGGCCGCACCGGCCAAGGTGCGACGTCTGGTGCGGCGGGTCAGCGGCTCCGGGGGAGGCGGCAAGAAGCGCCGGGTGGTGGTACGGCGGAAGAGCTGATCGGGCCCCCCCGCAACCGTACGAGTCAACTGGACGGATCGTTATGCCCATCTACGAATTCTACTGCCAGGACTGCAACACCCTCTTCAATTTTCTGTCCCGCCGGATCGATACCACCACCCAGCCCTGGTGTCCCCGTTGCCGGAACGTGCGGCTGCGCCGCCGGCCCTCCCTGTTCGCCCGGGTCGGTCGGGCCAAAGAGGAGGGCGAGGGCCCGGATCTGCCGGTGGATGAGGGCCGGATGGAGCGGGTCATCGAAGGGCTGGCCCGGGAGGCCGAGGGGCTCAGTGAGGATGATCCCCGGCAGATGGCCCGCCTCATGCGCCGCTTCAGCGACGGCACTGGCCTCAGGCTCGGCAGTGCCATGGAAGAGGCCCTGAGCCGGATGGAGGCCGGCGAGGATCCGGACCAGCTGGAGGCGGAGATGGGGGACCTTCTGGAGTCCGAGGAGCCGTTCGCGCTGGAGGGCGGCAAGAAGGTCGGGGCCGTTCCGGTCAGCCGCAGTGCGCCCCGGCGGGACGACACCCTTTACGAGCTCTGATCGGCGCCCGAGGACCGGTCAGAGCCCCAGGCCCTGCACATAGCGGCCCAGCTCTGCCGCCAGCGCCGGGCTGTCCACCCGGAGCGACAGCTCGCGGTTCACGCCCAGGGCGGCGTGGGTCAGGTTGTGGCTGCCCAGAAGCGCCAGCCGCCGGTCGATCACCACCACCTTGGCGTGGGTGGTGACCTCCGGCCGGTCGAACCGCACCGTCACCCCTTTCTTCCGCAGCAGCCTGGCCGTGGCCCGGTTGGCGGCATCGAGCTCCTGGTCCCGCTCCGACCGCTCCAGGCACACCGTCACTGTCACCCCCCGCCGCTGGGCCGCGATGAGGGCCTCCGCCACCTGCCGCGGCCGGTTGTCCGGCGCATCCCCGGTCTTGAACAGGAACATGGCCATCTCGATGCTGGTCCGGGCGGCCGTCAGATCCTGCAGGAGGACGGGCAGGAGGTCGCCATCCGCCAGCAGGACTATGTCCCCCGGTCGGGTGCCGATGGCCGCCTGGACAGAGACGCTGGCCCCTGGTACCTTGGGGGCCTCGTCCCCCAGCAGCAGGTAGGGCCGGATGGCCTCCAGGGTCTGGGGGCCGATCTCCGGCACGGCCAGGAGCTGCTCGGCGCTTCGGATCGGGCCGTGGCTCTGCCGGAAGCGGATGATGGCCTGGGCCCGCTCGGCACCGATGAAGGGCAGGCTCTCCAGCTCGGCGGCGGTTGCCCGGTTGGGATCGAGACGGGGCACCGGCTCGGCGCGGCTGCCGGCCGGCAGCAGGGCCAGGACCAAGAGGAGGAGCAGCAGCATGGCGGCCAGCGGCCAGCTGCTGGGTTGTCTCTCGGGGAACGGAGCGGGGCGCGTTCTGCTGGGCATGGCATTCTCCTGGCCTGGAAGGGAACGGCCTTCATTGTCCTTGATCGCAGCCGCCCCGGCAAGGGCGCTGGTGCCGGGGCGGGCGAATTCCTCGGACCGGTCGGACCGGTCTGACTCGCCGGACCCGTCCGAGGGGGAATCGCCGGCCTGACCATCGGCTGCGTCGATCAAGCTACTGGAGCAGGCATGCCGATTCCCAATCCTGTGGAGAGCCTGGAGCTTCTGGCCCGCTACCGGGTGCCGGCGCACGTGGTGGCCCATTCCCAGCGGGTGGCCCAGATCGGGGTGCTGCTGGCCGCGGACCTGGCTGCCGCCGGGGTCGCGCTCTCCGTCGACCTGGTGGAGGCGGGCGGCCTTCTCCATGACATCGCCAAGATGATCGCCATGGAGGACGGCGGCAACCATGCCGTCCGGGGGGAAGACCTCCTGGCCAAGCTGGGCTACCCGGAGGTGGGGCGGCTGGTGGGCCAGCACATCCTCCTGACCGACTGGCAGCCCGGCGAGGATCCCAACGAGGCGGCCCTGGTCTTTTACGCCGACAAGAGGGTCCGCCACGAAGAGGTGGTCTCCCTGGCGGACCGCTTCGTGGATCTCATGGCCCGCTACGGCCGGACCCCGGAGATCCGCCAGCGGCTCGACCGCATGAACCAGCACACCTTTGCCCTGGAGGAGACCATTTTCAGCCGGCTGTCCTACCCGCCGGAGCGCCTGAACGACCTCAACCGCGAGCCCCTGCCCGGTTTGGCCCGGGCCGGCATCCTGGCCTCCGGCCCCTTGCTGGCCGGCCGCTGACCATGGCCGCCTACACCCCCATCGTCGGCACCCTGGGCTACGTCCTCTCCCCGGACCGGCGCCAGACCCTCCTGGTCCTTCGCAACGCCCGCAAAGGCGACACCCATTTCAATAAATACAATGGCCTGGGGGGCAAGCTGAAGCCCGACGAGGATGTCCTGTCCGGCATGCGGCGGGAGATCCTGGAGGAGGCCGGGATCGTGGCTGAGGCCCTGGTGCTGCGGGGCACCATCAACTGGACCGGCTTCGGCCCGGCCGCCGAGGACTGGCTGGGCTTCATCTTCCGCATCGACCGCTTCTCCGGCACCCCTTTTGCCCGTAACGAGGAGGGGTCCCTGGAGTGGGTGCCCCTGGCCCGCCTGCCGGAGCTGCCCATGTGGCCCGGCGACCGCTTCTTCCTGCCCCTGGTCTTCGACGACGACCCCCGCATCTTCCACGGCTATATGCCGTACGCCGGCGGCCAGCCGGTGACCTGGCAGTGCCAGCGGCTGTGAGCGGCCGCAAGGCCGTCCGCGAGCGCGCAAAAAAGGCTTGCACGGGCGCCGATTTCCGGCTATATGACCGCCTGGTCATATGGAAAGCCCGCTCACCAAGCCCACCGACACCTTCTGGAACCTGCCGGCGGACAAGCGCGGCCGCATCCTGGCGGAGGCGGCTGAGGAGTTCGCGGCCAAGGGGTATGCCAAGGCCAGCCTCAACGCCGTGGTGCGGCGGCTCGGCATCGCCAAGGGCTCGGTCTACCAGTACTTTGCGAACAAGGAGGCCCTGTTCCTCTTTGTCTTCGAAGAGCTGACCCGGGAGGTCAAGCGCAGCCTCACCGCGGCCCTGGCCGCTCTGCCGGAGCAGGAGCTTCGTTCCTCGCTCCGGGAGGCGCTCTTCTGCGGCATGCGCTTCATTGACCAGCACCCCGCCTTCTTCCGCCTGTATCTGCGGATCGTCTCCGAGGACGATCTGCCCCACCGGGAGCAGCTCCTGGCCCGGGTTCGCCTCTTCTCGCGGGATTTCTTCCTGCCCCTGTGCACGGCAGCCCAGGCAGCTGGCCAGCTGGAGGCCCGGCTCGATCCCGAGGCCATGGCCTTTGTCCTGGACGCTGTCTTCGACCGTTTCCTCCAGAGCTATGCGGCGCCCAGCCCGGGCGTCAGCTTCTCCCGGCCTGAGGGCGCCGATTGGACCAGCCGGGTGCAGCAGCTCCTGGACGTCTTTTCCATGGCCTGGCAGACGGGGGAGGCCGCCGGCGATGGCCGGGATGCGGACCGGCCCGCGGCTGCCCCTTGCCTTGCCGCCCTGTCGTGAGGAGAGACCCCATGCTGGCCAGCCTTGCCCCTGTTCCCCCTGATCCCGAGGCCTTCATTGCCGAGGCGGGCCTGGCCGACATCCTGGACAAGGTCCGGGCCGGGAAACGGCTTTCCCGGCAGGATGGCCTGCGGTTGTACGCCAACCCCAGCATCCTGGCGGTCGGCTATCTCGCCAACCTGGTGCGGGAGGCCAAGAACGGCGCCGACGCCTACTTCATCGTCAACCAGCACATCAACTACTCGAACATCTGCACCAACCTGTGCAAGTTCTGCGCCTTTGGCAAGGACCGCTCCTCGCCCCTGGCCTACGAGATGACGGTGGACGAGGTGCTGGCCAAGGTCACGGAGCGTCTGGCCGAGTCCATCAGCGAGATCCACATGGTGGGCGGCATCCATCCCGACCTGCCCTACAGCTACTATCTGGAGCTGCTGTCCGGCATCAGGCAGCTGCGGCCGGAGGTCCATATCCAGGCCTTCACCT
This window harbors:
- a CDS encoding zinc ribbon domain-containing protein, with translation MPIYEFYCQDCNTLFNFLSRRIDTTTQPWCPRCRNVRLRRRPSLFARVGRAKEEGEGPDLPVDEGRMERVIEGLAREAEGLSEDDPRQMARLMRRFSDGTGLRLGSAMEEALSRMEAGEDPDQLEAEMGDLLESEEPFALEGGKKVGAVPVSRSAPRRDDTLYEL
- a CDS encoding HD domain-containing protein, with translation MPIPNPVESLELLARYRVPAHVVAHSQRVAQIGVLLAADLAAAGVALSVDLVEAGGLLHDIAKMIAMEDGGNHAVRGEDLLAKLGYPEVGRLVGQHILLTDWQPGEDPNEAALVFYADKRVRHEEVVSLADRFVDLMARYGRTPEIRQRLDRMNQHTFALEETIFSRLSYPPERLNDLNREPLPGLARAGILASGPLLAGR
- a CDS encoding TetR/AcrR family transcriptional regulator, whose amino-acid sequence is MESPLTKPTDTFWNLPADKRGRILAEAAEEFAAKGYAKASLNAVVRRLGIAKGSVYQYFANKEALFLFVFEELTREVKRSLTAALAALPEQELRSSLREALFCGMRFIDQHPAFFRLYLRIVSEDDLPHREQLLARVRLFSRDFFLPLCTAAQAAGQLEARLDPEAMAFVLDAVFDRFLQSYAAPSPGVSFSRPEGADWTSRVQQLLDVFSMAWQTGEAAGDGRDADRPAAAPCLAALS
- a CDS encoding 8-oxo-dGTP diphosphatase, with the translated sequence MAAYTPIVGTLGYVLSPDRRQTLLVLRNARKGDTHFNKYNGLGGKLKPDEDVLSGMRREILEEAGIVAEALVLRGTINWTGFGPAAEDWLGFIFRIDRFSGTPFARNEEGSLEWVPLARLPELPMWPGDRFFLPLVFDDDPRIFHGYMPYAGGQPVTWQCQRL
- a CDS encoding phospholipase D-like domain-containing protein, whose product is MPSRTRPAPFPERQPSSWPLAAMLLLLLLVLALLPAGSRAEPVPRLDPNRATAAELESLPFIGAERAQAIIRFRQSHGPIRSAEQLLAVPEIGPQTLEAIRPYLLLGDEAPKVPGASVSVQAAIGTRPGDIVLLADGDLLPVLLQDLTAARTSIEMAMFLFKTGDAPDNRPRQVAEALIAAQRRGVTVTVCLERSERDQELDAANRATARLLRKKGVTVRFDRPEVTTHAKVVVIDRRLALLGSHNLTHAALGVNRELSLRVDSPALAAELGRYVQGLGL